The Kribbella jejuensis genome segment CGGCGGTCACCGACGAGAGTTCCTTGCCGAGCGTGATCTCCAACGGCAGACCTTCGAGCGCGTCGAGGATCAGCTGCTGCGTCTTCGGCAGGTCGAGGTCGTACTCCGGGACCTGGTGCAGGGCACGCCGGAGGGTGACGATCTCCTCGCGGAACCGCTCCGCCAGCTCGCGGGTGCTCATGCTTTCGGTCCCAGGTCGAGGGCGGACATCACGCGTTGGGCGCTGCTGCCGAGCTCGAGCAGCTCGACGAGGTCGAGCCAGCGCTCCGGGTCCTTGATCTCGCGTGGCAGCGTCGCGTCGTACGTCCCGACCGGGGCGTCCTTCGCGACCGCGACCACCTTCGGCGCGACGTCGAGGTAGTCGCTGTCGGCGAGGATCTTCTTCTTCACGCCGGGCGACATCGGCGTACTCGGATCGGCGGCCGCGGCGCGGATCGCGTCCAGGTCCCCGTACGACGTGACGAGGGCGGCGGCCGTCTTCTCGCCGATGCCGCGGACGCCGGGCAACCCGTCGGACGCGTCACCACGCAGCGTGGCGAAGTCGGCGTACCGCTGAGCGGGGATCTCGTACTTCGCGAGCAGCGCGGCCTCGTCGTAGACCTCCGCGCGACCGACGCCGCGCGCGGCGGTGTAGACGACCCGGATGCCGCGGCTGTCGTCGATCAGCTGGAACAGGTCGCGGTCGCCGGTGACGACGTCGACCGGCATCGTCGCCTGGTGCGAGAGCGTGCCGATCACGTCGTCGGCCTCGTGGTCCGGTGCGCCGACGACCGCGATCCCGATCGCCTCCAGGCAGGCGCGGATGTACGGCACCTGGACCTCGAGGCGGTCCGGCACGTCCTCGACCTGCTCGCCCTTCGGGGTGACGAACTCGACCCGCTGCGCCTTGTACGACGGGATCAGCGCGACCCGCCAGGACGGCCGCCAGTTGTCGTCCCAGCAGGCGACCAGGTGGGTCGGCCGATGGTTCTCCGCGAGCCGGGCGATGAAGTCCAGCAGCCCGCGGATAGCGTTCGTCGGCGTGCCGTCGGCGGCCTTCATCGTGTCGGGCACACCGAAGAAGGCGCGGAAGTAGAGCGACGCGGTGTCGAGCAACATCAGGCGCTGGGGTCTGTCAGCCATGCCCAGATGCTTTCACAGCCCACCGACAGTCCACACCGACAGCCCGCGAGATCGCATGCGGCGAGCGCGGTTGCTCCAGTACTGTCTTGAGGATGGAGGACCTGGACCGCAAGATCGTCGGGCTGCTCGCCACCGACGGCAGGATGAGCTTCACCGACCTCGGCAAGGCGACCGGCCTGTCCACGTCGGCCGTACACCAGCGGGTGAAGCGCCTCGAACAGCGCGGCATCATCCAGGGGTACGCCGCCACCGTCGACCACACCGCGCTCGATCTGCCGCTGACCGCGCTGATCTCGATCCGCCCGATCGACCCGTCCCAACCCGACGACTCCCCGGAACGCCTCCGCGAGGTCCGCGAAATCGAATCCTGTTACTCGGTGGCAGGCGACTCCAGCTACGTCCTCGTCGTCCGCGTAGCCTCCCCAGCCGCCCTGGAAAACCTCCTGGCCGTCATCCGAGCCCGCGCCAACGTCTCCACCACCACCACAATCGTCCTCAGCACCCCCTACGAACGCCGCCCACCGGCCCTGTAGGGGCGTCCGGCGAGCGGGTGGACGCTCGCCGAACGGTTGCCCTGTGCATCTATGTGGTCAGTTGAGGTCTAGTAGCTTCTGGGCTTCGGCTGCGGTGCGGGAGGCGGCGGCTCGGGCTTCGGCTTTGGCCAGGTGGTTGCCGGCGTG includes the following:
- a CDS encoding 5'-3' exonuclease encodes the protein MLLDTASLYFRAFFGVPDTMKAADGTPTNAIRGLLDFIARLAENHRPTHLVACWDDNWRPSWRVALIPSYKAQRVEFVTPKGEQVEDVPDRLEVQVPYIRACLEAIGIAVVGAPDHEADDVIGTLSHQATMPVDVVTGDRDLFQLIDDSRGIRVVYTAARGVGRAEVYDEAALLAKYEIPAQRYADFATLRGDASDGLPGVRGIGEKTAAALVTSYGDLDAIRAAAADPSTPMSPGVKKKILADSDYLDVAPKVVAVAKDAPVGTYDATLPREIKDPERWLDLVELLELGSSAQRVMSALDLGPKA
- a CDS encoding Lrp/AsnC family transcriptional regulator, coding for MEDLDRKIVGLLATDGRMSFTDLGKATGLSTSAVHQRVKRLEQRGIIQGYAATVDHTALDLPLTALISIRPIDPSQPDDSPERLREVREIESCYSVAGDSSYVLVVRVASPAALENLLAVIRARANVSTTTTIVLSTPYERRPPAL